The window aataattaagttcacTCTTGTTGTAATCAAACTCCAtgcaacaacaaaaaaaaaaaaaaaaaatcgcatttctaaatcaaaatatacgtatatcttaaacttttcaaactcttctataatatatatatagatgagACAGTCCATCATATGATTCATGCACTAAAGGACGACGATTGCACCATTATTTTATCCACTCACAATTGAACCTTTAcaacattcaaaattcaatgaaTTACGTTTAAGTtcgtacaaaaaaaaaaaacacgcACACTAGAGAATAATAAGCAAGCGTAAGGAAAAGAATCCAAGAAAAGGAcaacaaactaaatattatatataacttGATTGATTATATAACTCGAAACATGGTAATCAAACAAACTCAAACGAGGTGTATATAGGATCGAATAGGGACAAAGGGATTAGGGTTTggagacaaaaataaatattctcccatctccatcttcgatATTCACTTGTCCTCAATCCCGACCCCGCTTTGGAGACACAAAATCTAGAAGCACTTAAAGAATAATggatcaaaagaaaagaaaaaaacagaatgaAGTTGGGGATTGACTCatttacaaaatgtaaaatagtGAGAAGTGTGAAAAGAAGGGAGCAGTAATGATTAAGTTTAGTGTTAGTAGAGGAGAGAGCAGGTTGGGTATTAGATTCTGCAGCTCAAATTGAACTTttccaagaaaaaataaaaagtttttttttttgtgtgtgtgtgtgtgtgttttaattaaaacccTAAAGGAAGGGTCCCCCACCACACAAACCTTCTCCAAAAAGAATCTCAAACCAAAAGTAAACTACAAAGATTGAAGAGAGAAGACATTGGTTTTGGGGCAGTGCTGCAACAACAGGTGTCAACTTCTGTTTTCatctgttctttttttttctttttgaaggaAAGTTTTCTTGGGGttattctatcttttttttttatatagtttgcatcaattattattgaattatatatttttaaaaagtgcaTCAGGAACACTCTCACTCGAGCTAGCTTAACTACGAAGTTCTAATGAGATCATTTGGTGTATATTAGTATTGGTACGATCGTActctaatattattattgaattatatacatataatatcaatattttcatcgATTTAgtcaatgaaagaaaaagaagaagatggcaaTCAACGTGGCATCCTTTGCTTTTATGATTCAAACGAAATGAATGTCATACTTGAGAAAggtctaaaaaagaaaagatggtaTGGGCTTAACCCATATCACTCTTGCCTTAAGGCTTGTATCGAGATTGAGTCTAAGGATATACATATAGACCTTGTTGTCCTGCTCGACTTTAGATAAGTTGAAGTCTAATCTAAAGAAATTATTTCGCAGAAGCCTACACTACTGCTCAGTCTGTTCTACTCAACCCTATTTAAGCCAATGTGGAGTTAATAGAAGTCCTAGAGAAATCttctaaataaacaataagTAATGGAGAAAAGGATCGAAAGAAAGATCGAGCGGAAACATCTATAAACAAGTGGTAAAGTACATAAAGAAGGTAACTAAAAAGttctaatttatttcttaCTCTATGATCAACTTAGACATTATagccatttttctttcctaaattataaatttttatcgTTGTTATATCAAGTAAAATTGAGTCCTTAGTTAAAaaccatttcaaaattgaatgatatttttctttcgaagaaaattatataatgcTTATACGAGTCATTGTCTACCTTTACCTTGACATATATTGAaggttaaattttgtaaaccCTAGGTACTATGAAAACAGAAACGAAGATGTACGATTACCAAATGAATCCATAATGGTTTGGAGACcgaactttttttattttatatatataaaggaaaCTATATGTTATAAggttaaataaatgatattataTGTGTGTTAATTAAGTGTCCAATAATGGCGGCAAAGGCACATCTGATTCTATTCTTCCATGGCAGACTGAAATTGGATAGGGAGCTTTGTACAATTTCTTGTTCGACTCCCAAAACAAAACTCTCCcattacttttccttttttcttacCCACAAGATTACtaaatcaatcaaatcaaaccttttctaatttattattttacacatttcttttttcttctttgcttttaaactttcataaattctaatttctcccgtttttttcacttttattgaATCAATTGTCCCAACTtctactttttaatatatgtttacgagttttatagttttgtaaaaggttaataaataagtataaaacaaataaactaataataataaaaaaagaaatgatttgaaatatgaaaacaaatggCTGATAAAAGAAgcaaataaattacaaaactgGAAGAAGTTATCTTACaccaatattaaaaatgaactaaatccgtttgtgtatatatatatattaatatttgaaaatatataatttaggatgaaatattaatttgaattaaaagaaagaaaaagaaaagggaaagggaaaaagaaagataggGTTTTTGATTAGAAAGTAAATGACGTGGTTAATTTTGGTGGTGGTGACATGTGGTGGACCACTGTCGTTCCTTCATGTTTACTGTcgtcttcttttcttttctttatatttatttgtttgttggcAGTGTGGTACGACATGTAGTATCCACTGCCAACCAATGCGAATGCCAGAATACTAAACGACGCCGTTGTTctcctattttatttatttatattctcaCGTGGTGCTCCCCTTTGTCCACGTGTTTCTTCTCACTTCTCACTTCTCACCTCATTTTCGCATCCCTTTTCAAACCCAAATATCTCTTTTTGATTTCTTTGAAACCCCATTAACATATATCACCTTCAAGATCAGACTCTTTCCTACTTAATCATTCTAAAACAATGGCGATATGATAAGATGGTAAGAGATTAGAAGGCATTTGAAGGTAAGATGATAATTAATGAAAGCATAATTTGAGATTATGGTAAggaaacaacaacaataataataataataatatgatgtTTCCAAAACATAAGTGTACTAAGTGCTTTCTCTATCTCTACCAAACAAACTTGCTTGTCTTACCTTTCAAAAGTACTTTCACTCCCTCCCCTCAACAGCtgtctctctctcactctctctatacaattaattttattttttttaaaaaaaaaatagcctaaataatatatatatatatatgtatatagttaattataatataagagcatttttctgttttttgttttttaaaattataaaaaatgaaaatgaaaaatcccACCATTAAAAAGCACCATTTCTCTTACACAAATAAtctctaatttctttctttttttgttctctaaaTGGAAGAAGTTTGGAAAGACATAAGTCTCTCTTCTCTCCACTCCCGCTCCGATCATGACTTCTCCTCCGCCGCTCCCACTCCCATCAGTCTCcacctccaccaccaccactcCGCTGCCAACTTACGCCACATCATCCTCCAAGACTTCCTTTCTACTTCCACTTCCAAACTCgactcctcctcctcctcctcctccgccCTCGCTCTCCCCCCCGTCCCTGCCCCCCCACCTACTCTCTTATCCTTGAATTCCACAAGGGAATTACATTTCCCCGATAACAACTCCATCGCCACCGCCACCGCCGCCGCCCACTTCCGCCACCACGATCCTTCCTCTCTCTCCGCCGCCTTCCACAGCCCCTTTGATCAACTCCTCGGCCCACCACCCTTCGCCAAAAAAAGGCTCTCTGATTCAGATAACTCCGGCGATCGCCGGCAGAAACGCATGATCAAGAATCGCGAATCCGCCGCCCGATCTCGTGCACGAAAACAGGTTTAATCCATTCCttatcttttcttaattaaataaatagataaataaattccctaaacatcaatttttttttatttttttttaattttatccaCAGGCTTACGCAAACGAGCTGGAGCTTGAAGTGTCTAatttaaaggaagaaaatgcaAAACTTAGGAGACAACAGGAAGAGGTAactaaatctttttctttccaccaaattttggtttctttgaGGAAATTACAAAGATcaattagagaaaaattagaaataagaaagaaaaaagagagagagagagagagagagagagaaacccAACAATAGACAAAAGAAGGTTAAAGAAAAACGGTTGTGTGTGCAGCTACAAGCAGTGGCGATGGCTCAGGTTCCAAGAAAACACAGGCTGCAGCGGACATCAACGGCGCCGTTTTAGCGATAAGAGGAGGGGTTTGTTTGAGGGTTAATTTTGTTGGGGGATGAAAAGGAAGGAATTTTCTGAAATGTTTGcataaagaaaagggaaaCACTTTGGTGATttaggttaaaagaaaaaaaaattaacagaGAACTAATTCTAAACTTGATGATgctgatgatgatgatgatgatgatcagTGTTTGTGTAGGGCagattctaaaaaaaacaaaaaaaaaaaaaagttaatttgcTTTGATTATGGAACCAACAActctcctttttctctctatctttGACCTTTTTTCTATACAaaagtttttgtatttttcttggaCAACCATATGACATTACTCATTATCAATAATTAACCCTTCTAACTTATAATCAAGTcctaatgaaaatataaaatgattaaatttttcGATGAAGtatttatgtttgaattaatTGACAGTCTTTCTGTCTCACGTTCACAAAAAAGCTATCATATTTCCAAGGAATATGTTAccatttaaattaagtttaaggTGGGTTGTGATGTTGATTTAGATTATTtaaaaggggaaagaaaagcaacaaaaagccaatcaaattcaaagcTATGAAAAGGGcatattaaatattgaaaaaaaaaaaaagattcatgCATGTATCAATctaatgataattaattagttaattaggTGTCATATAGATTAAGATAAATGATTATCTCAATggttaattaagttattattttatatattcattttcaaagaTTTGGATCCATTTATGTACATACTTAATTAGGGTATGATCTCAATTGCTGACCTTAAAAGTTAACCAAAATAGTAGAAAACCCTTACTACCAACACAatcattcttttgtttctaattaGAGAAAAACTCTAAACTAAAACTTTTCTTAAACTGCTTAAAAAGgctattgtatttttattgaCTTGTGTCATTCATTTTAGTGATATATACTTTCACAATTCATAATCaacataaataacaaaagGCAAAGGAAAAGGGAATGGTGgggttttagattttttaatttctttgctGTTTTAAgtgtttgttgttattgaaGGGACCGAACCAAATTTTCGTCGTTGACAcgttttttatttgagttgtGTATGTCCTTTTctgtttgatttctttttgttcttgtttctGTTAATTTCTTTAGCTCGATTCGTTGTAACTGTTATCTTGACCCTGAATTGTGATGATCACTTCAATAACTCTACGTTTTTTTGTTGTGAgaaatgaagttttttttttctcttacgTTCGAAGTGATTTGGAGCTTCTATTTAAGGATACAATCAAGTTCTTTTCTTGAGTTTTGTTTatgaataaataacaaaaagttcgGGAGTACGTTGAGGTTTTTCTTGTTGTTCTTAGTAGTTTGGGAACTCTAGCTATCAAATGATCTCAAGTATGTCTTAATTATATCTCGTCCTCGTAAGGTCTTAAATGACGgtacaaacaaaacaaaaccaaacaaaaattcaataaaataactatactatattttaaaactatgcTTATAAATGCTACGTACTTCCATCCATAAGTTTTTATGTTTCGTTATTAACTTTCTActaaccattaaaaaaaaacaacttttgaaaactagaagacaagaatctccaaaaatgaatttgatttgagTTTATTCCAAATATTTCTTGAACTTATAAGGTTTTCAACgacaagaaaacaaacataaaactaTCTAAACATGTTATTTTTACGACGTTAAAGAACCAAACCTCTCAACTCTACAATCACATCCATACATAAGTTAAAgtcaaattagaataaaaaaagttaagtttatgaaaagaaatatataatatagtctTGATGAGgaattgggtttttttttttttttttggtttgaattaaaaagaaaaatgtaaaggGATAAAATTGTACAAAAGGGTGGACCATTGAAAATGGAATTGCAATGGACACATAGGGAGTGTGGAAGGGAATCTCATtggtaaaaaaggaaaagggcataaaaaaatttgcatcttttttattttgtactaattTCCACCATCATCACTTTCTACTTCTTTTGTAGTGTTATGAGTTATATtgtccttttttctttcttttgtttatcttATCCAACCACTATCACATTTCTTCCTTTGCacaacttcaaaatataaccTTTCTTTCActtcattatttcatttttacacCTCATATTCTTCTatgctcttcttctttttctgacTCCTCAAATGTCACTATATGATAAAaggatttgaaaataaatatatgtatatatatatgcattcTATTATCCCTATTTAGTGCCTGAGTTTGTTCTCCAAAAGTAACCTCAAATCAACacttgatttttgtttctttcttttgtttgtccTGCTGCTCTCTCTTGTACTAATTGTTTTAGGGATACTTTGTGGATTGAGGTTAGAGATTGTGTTGGATGAAAATCgactttaattttcaaataacgTTGAGAGATCACGACAATCTTGTATGATAATCGAAACGACTCGATTTATTAGGTAATAGATCATTCATTAGTACTAATAATTCCGTTATCGATAAGTCTAGTggaaaaaagacaaatttaaacatGTGTATTTACTTGTTTAATTTGCACATGGAATCCAAATATGAGACTTGCAAGTTATATCTACACCTTGTAATTAATATGTTATATCTTAAAGATTAGAGATGTAGACttaattagtaattttttttctagaagtTTAAGTCTTTCATACTTATTATTGTGTGTTTATGTAGTGAATCTAAGTACTCTCACTTAGTTACTAGATAATCTCTTGAAAGAGGAGTAAGGATTAAGATAATGTATATCttaattataacaaacaaCTATTAAGTGAAACTTGAATAAGGAAAACATTTTGtacaaaataatagatatattCTACgtaaatatgttttgaatttgtataCACAATTATGTGTTATTTATGAGTTTAGCTCTATGGTTTAGATGGGTgagttttataataattagagAGAAAGGTTTCGTAATTGGAGTCAAATGAGCATTTCTATTTGATTGTAATAATCTCACATTCGTGATACATCTTCTAGTTTGGAGTTTTTAACGTTTATATGCTCGTATCCCCAAGTTGTATTACTTATTTGTgtgataataatatatatatgtatattatgaGATTTTTCCAACAATGGCAACAACCCATCTGGAGTTATTCACTTTTTTCCTTACAAATTTGTCATATGGATAGTACAAATGAAACTCAATAATGAAAAGTTAGACCAATGGGAAAATAAAggaatatattttaacatcCAACCAATTTGGGGTCAACATAGACAAAATACACAAGAATTTGGCAAAGAAATgacaacatatataaattggTCCACACTACACACAGAGAGGGACAGAAGCttttaagaaatcaaatggTGGAGagaacatatacatatacatatacatatacatacgtacatatatgtatatataactGTAAAATTGTGTAAAGTTGAATTGGATTGAGCACTTTACATGGTGGGAAAAGGAATGAGAGACACATGTCTGCAGGGAAAAGAAATGATCAAATGTTGTGATTTTACTCTCAATTTTTCTCATCTGGGAACCAATTTGGGATTTGACAACTATTTGAGATTTGGATGTTTGTGGGTAAAATGAAgcaaaaaggttaaaatttcACTAAGTTTTTTagtcctttttttcttttttaattaaccttGTGGGTCTTTTATGAACAAGCTGTGTTCTTTTGTGAACTTACCCTAATTGTAGTTCTGATATAAATGAACTCTTTTGAGGttttcttatcattttctATCTTGGGATCAACCAAACACTTCCTCTTTGTTTCCATTATTTACTAATATTCcaccacaaaaagaaaaattatgggaattatatctattattttactattttagaGTATACTTGTTggatttgtaatatttatcTCTCTATCTTTAGCTAACAAATTTATCTTACGATCTTAGTAACTTTTTAACATTGAGGTAATTTCAATTCTAACCTCAAACTTAATATAGCTTTCACCATtctccaatatatatatatgtatataacgGTTCTTGTGTCACTCTTAGGGTTAGGTGTCTTGTTATTGTCCTACTATATTATcctcactttttttctttctcatgtGTCTAAAGAAAAAGGGTTGTCCCCTCCCTTACAAAGCTTGCAATTAAACCCAATGCTTTggcaaaataatttattagtcttgtcacttttaaatttaagttgttTAGTAGGGTTAAAGGCATATAATTCtaaattccaaattttcaaaagagaaagaaagagagaaagaaaaaaggaaaatgaatgaACAGCCACTTTCATGTCAATCATAGGCTGTGATTATCAGCCTCAGGTATAGGCAGAGAAAGCAAGTTCCTATCATATTCCCTTTGTCACCATAGtaattgcaaataaataacaacaacTAACCCACCTCCTAATTGGTTCGATTCGGTTAGAACCAAACTGATAAACTTAGCCAAATCCAATCAAATTAGTAGCACTCACCCTACATTTGTCCTAACAACAAATGTAATAAAGTCGAATGATTGTATTtctatgaaattaattaagatgcATACAAGCAACATAGTTTGTTAATAATAAACTTTGAGAGTTGTATTCATCAACTGTTTTTTTTGCATTCCATATCGATATCGACAACTATTGATTTAATGCATTGAATGAAATCAACCATGAGATGCTACATGATGATGACAGAATGTGTGTGGGTCTTACCAAAGGCCCAACAACTTGTGGGTTTAAACAAATTTGGGGGTTGGTAATACACTTTTACTGGCAGCATAATTTAGAGgggtttttttc of the Cucumis sativus cultivar 9930 chromosome 3, Cucumber_9930_V3, whole genome shotgun sequence genome contains:
- the LOC101211607 gene encoding protein FD, which translates into the protein MEEVWKDISLSSLHSRSDHDFSSAAPTPISLHLHHHHSAANLRHIILQDFLSTSTSKLDSSSSSSSALALPPVPAPPPTLLSLNSTRELHFPDNNSIATATAAAHFRHHDPSSLSAAFHSPFDQLLGPPPFAKKRLSDSDNSGDRRQKRMIKNRESAARSRARKQAYANELELEVSNLKEENAKLRRQQEELQAVAMAQVPRKHRLQRTSTAPF